The Rhizobium favelukesii DNA segment TCTGCACGACGATCGCTTCAAGTGTGTCAGCCTCAGTCTTGGAAATCCTCTTCGCCGCCAGATGTGCAATCATCGACTCCAGAGCTGCGCGGGCAAGGATCATCTCCTCTGCCCAGCCCGAGTTGAACCGGATGAGCACGCCGCGCCGGGGAAGAGCTTCGACAAGACCTTCGGTTTCGAGCTGGCGCAGAGCCTCTTTGATCGGCGTGGTGCTGACGCCCAGCTGGTCTGCGAGCTGGCGTTCGTTGACGCGCTCGTTGGCACCGAAGCGTCCAGAAAGAATGGCTGCGCGCAACGTGCGATGCACGTGATCGCGCAGGGTCGTTAAGAAGCGGGGGTCGAGCTTCTCGATCCGTTCCCCACGCAGTGCCGGAAGCGCATCTTTCTGCATCACCTGAAAATCCCCCGTTGACGAGAAAATCGTTTTGTGAGATCTGATATACCAGATTTCAGATTGATGTCGATATGAAAAATGCGCGCTTGACGCGATTGCAGTGCTCCAGGGAGGAACGAATGGGCATTCAAAGACGCAGCTTCCTAATGACCTCGGCCTTTATCGCCGCAACGCTTTCGATGTCGATCTCGGCACAGGCGGCAACGCCCAAGGACCAGCTTGTCGTTGCGATGAACATGTCGTCCATGCGTGGATTGGACCCGAATGAACTCAACCAACTCGAGGCGGCCGAGATCGTAGCCAATCTCTACGAGCGTCTCATTGCTCTGCCCGCAGACGACATCACCAAGCCGATGCCTGGCCTGGCCGAAAGCTGGACCGTTTCGCCCGATGGCAAGACCTTCACCTTCAAGATCCGCTCCGGCGTGAGCTTTCATTCAGGAAATCCTCTGACCGCCAAGGATGTCGAGTGGTCGTTGCGTCGACTGGTCAAGCTCGGGCTTGCGCCTTCCGTCGACCTGCGCCAGTGGGGCTTTACTGACAAGAATGTCGACAGCCTGATCAAGGCAAGCGATGACACCACCGTCGTCTTGGAAACGCCGGAAGTTTGGAATCC contains these protein-coding regions:
- a CDS encoding GntR family transcriptional regulator yields the protein MQKDALPALRGERIEKLDPRFLTTLRDHVHRTLRAAILSGRFGANERVNERQLADQLGVSTTPIKEALRQLETEGLVEALPRRGVLIRFNSGWAEEMILARAALESMIAHLAAKRISKTEADTLEAIVVQMKTATAAGSPDELIALNETFHDQIHVSSRCAYLARMIERQQFYDASIRRVIHSDPQERDKALSEHAAIAAAIISGNSDKAERVMRDHVVRSGETYLKIVFEKNEDI